Below is a window of Cytobacillus firmus DNA.
TTTTTATCAATATAATAAAAAATGCAATTGAAGTCATGCCTAAGGGTGGATATATTACAGTATCCATTCAAAAAGAATCGGACCAAAGAGTTCACATATCCATAGGGGATGAAGGAACTGGAATTCCTGCACATAAAATAAAAAAGCTGGGTGAGCCTTTCTATACTACAAAGGAAAGAGGTACTGGACTTGGCTTAATGGTTACATATAAAATTATAGAAGAACACAAGGGAACAATTGAAGTGGAAAGCAAATTGGGTCAAGGAACTGTTTTTCACATTTATTTGCCCATATAATAAAGGCGGGAATGAAATGGCAGGCAGAGTGTATTCTAAAAAATTGACACCGGCTGGAGACATTTACATCGTAGCAGAAAATGGAATCCTTTTGGCTTTATACATGGGGGAAGCTGATTTTCTGGAAGGGGAAGAGGTCTCATCATTGCAATTTAATCCCTCTGACACTTTGTTAAAAAAGTGTGCTCTCCAGCTTGAGGAATACTTTGACGGATATAGGAAAGAGTTTGATATCCCTATAGAGCCTCATGGCACTGAATTTCAAAAAACAGTATGGAAAGAGCTTTGCCTCATCCCATTTGGCGAGACAAGAAGCTATCAGGACATTGCTGTTAAAATAGGGAAAGACAAAGCTGTGCGGGCCATTGGACAGGCAAATAAGGCCAATCGCCTTCCAATCATTATTCCTTGCCATCGTGTTATCGGCAAAAATAAATCTCTAACCGGGTATGCAGGAAGCAGGACAGAAATTAAAGAAATATTATTATCCCTTGAAGGGGCTAATTATGCAAAATAGTTGTCAAAATCACCCCTTACGGTGATTTTTTTGTTTTTTAAATTTTGTTGACGAGAGGAATATATTCGATTAATATCTAATTAGATGACAATCGAAATGAGGAACGGTATTATGCAATTAAATCGTTTAGTAGCTTTTTATAAAACTATGGGAGACCCCACCAGAATCCGGATTGTTTTTCTCCTTGCCAAAGGGCCGCTGCATGGCCAGGCGATAGCCGGAAAGCTTGGCTTAACACCTCCTACTATTACGCATCACCTAAATAAACTGCGGGAAATAAACCTTGTTTATCAAAGGAGAGATAAAAATACTGTTTATTTTTACCTGAATGAATCTGTACTGAAACAACAGTCAGGTGTTCTTGAAAAATTGGCAGACAAAGAGGAGGTTAAAAAAATGGAGGAACTAAATTCAGAAAACCAGAAGGTTATTGAAAATTTCTTTACACGGGATGGAAAGCTGAAGAACATTCCAGCCCAGAGAAAGAAGAAACTTATGGTTTTTGAGCACTTAATTAAAGGGTTGAAAATGGGCAAAAAATATCAAGAAAAAGAGCTTAACGAATATATCAAACAGTTTCATGAAGACTATGCTACTATACGCAGAGAATTTATAATCAACCATTATATGTACCGTGAAAATGGAATTTACGAGTTAAACCCTCCTGAAATGTGGGCAAAAATAGAAGGGTAAGCAGGGGCCCTGACAGGGTCCTCTGCAATGTCATCCACGGTAAAAATCCGGTTTGCGGTCATCAAAAATCGGAATTAAGCTGCGGACTTCCTTCACTTTATCCAGGTCAATTTCAGCATGCAGGATTTCTTCGGTTTCAGAGCCTTCAGCAAGCACATCACCCCAAGGATCTATAATCATCGAATGGCCTGCAAAGACATTAGCAGGATCAGAGCCGGAACGGTTGCATGCAATGACATAGCATTGGTTTTCAATGGCGCGCGCAATCAAAAGTGTACGCCAATGGGAAAGCCGGGCCAATGGCCATTGTGCTACTACGAATAAAGCTTCTGCCCCTTCCGCTGTATGGGTCCGTATCCACTCAGGAAAACGGATATCATAACAGATCATTCCTGCAAATTTTCTATTGTCCAGAGAAAATTCTCCTCTGGCTGACCCTCCTTTCAAATAGAGATGCTCATTCATAAGCTTAAATAAGTGCAGCTTGCTGTATTCATGTATAAGGTCTCCATTGTTATCTACAATCAGCAGCGTATTGTAAATGCCCTCAGCTGTTTTCTTTGCAACAGAACCGCCAATCAGATGAACCTTATTTTTTTGAGCGATCTCTTTCAAAAAAGCCAGTGCGAAGGCTGCATCCTGGTCCGCAATTTCATCCAATCTGGTCAAATCATAGCCTGTCGTCCAAAGCTCCGGAAGTACCAAAACTTCCGGATTAGACTTGAGCGCTTTATGAATCATGGCTTCAGCCGCTATAAAATTCTTCTCAGGTTTTCCAAAGGTAATATCCATTTGTAAACAGGCAACCTTTAATTTCATTTAACTCCCCCGCAATCATCTTTTCCTTATGTTATGATTAGTCCGATAGATAGAAATTTTCTAAATTTTACTTTACAACTTATCATTTACGTTATATCATTTGTGACTATATTTTCAATCATTTTTTTTAAGCAGGTGATCAATTTGATTAATTATCCGCAATCAGAACTATTAAAAGGTCTGCCAAAACAGTTTTTTGCCTCATTGACAGCTAAGGTGGGGAAAAAGCTTGAACAGGGTCATGATGTCATCAACCTGGGACAGGGAAATCCTGATCTGCCTACCCCGGAGCATATTGTCAAGCGTCTTCAAAGTGCAGCTGAAAACCCTCAAAATCATAAGTATTCTCCTTTTCAGGGTTACCCGTATTTTAAAAAGGCAGCAGCTGACTTTTATAAAAGGGAATATAATGTGGATTTGGACCCCGATACTGAAATAGCCATCCTTTTTGGAGGCAAAGCAGGGCTTGTTGAAATTCCTCAATGCCTTTTAAATCCCGGGGACAGCGTATTGGTTCCGGACCCGGGATATCCTGATTACTGGTCAGGAGTTGCGCTTGCTAAAGCAAAAATGCTAACAATGCCTCTGAGAGAGGAAAATAACTTCTTGCCTGTTTACAGTGAATTGCCAGCTGAGAAGCTTAATTCAGCCAAATTAATGTTTCTTAATTATCCAAATAACCCTACTGGAGCAGTGGCAAACATTGATTTTTTTCAAGAAACAGTCGAATTGAGCCGAAAGCATGGTATCTGCACCGTTCATGACTTTGCATATGGCGGAATTGGATTTGATGGAAAAATACCTGTAAGTTTTCTTCAGGCAGAAGGGGCAAAAGAGGTCGGAATTGAAATTTATACTCTTTCAAAGACCTTTAATATGGCTGGCTGGAGAGTAGGGTTTGCCGCTGGAAATGCAAGCGTTATTGCAGCACTGAACCTGATGCAGGATCATCTTTACGTCAGCTTGTTTGGAGCTGTTCAGGAAGCTGCGGCAGCTGCTCTGTCAGGCTCACAGGATTGTGTAAAAGAGTTGAATTCGATCTACGAATCCAGACGAAATACATTCATTTCCGGTCTCAGGGAAATCGGGTGGGATGTACAAGCTCCTCAAGGCTCCTTTTTTGCATGGCTTAAGGTCCCGGAATCATTTACATCTGAAGAGTTTTCTGAGTATCTCCTGGAAAAAGCGCATATTGCAGTTGCACCAGGCAATGGGTTCGGCCAATTTGGAGAAGGATTTGTGAGAGCCGGTTTGCTGACATCTGAAGAAAGACTTAAAGAAGCGGTAAGGCGAATACAAAAATTAGATCTATTTTAATTTTTTCAAAAATTAAATTGACAAATGTATTAAGCACTGTCATAATTCTAATTAAATTTCTAAATTAACTGAATAATAGATTTCGTTTTCTTATCAAGAGCAGGCGGAGGGACTAGCCCTATGAAGCCCGGCAACCGACTTAAACTTAAGCACGGTGCTAAATCTTGCAGCTTATAGCTGAAAGATAAGAAGATGTTAGATTGCTATGCTAACCTCTTCTTATTTGAAGAGGTTTTTTATTTTTCTCATTCTTTGATATTGAAAGGAAGAAGATTCATGAGCGAAATTATTGCAGTGTACCTAATACATGATGAAAAACATAATCCGGAGAAAAAAGCGGAGGAAATTGCTTTAGGTTTAACGGTGGGATCATGGACCCATCTGCCGGAGCTTGAAAAGCAGCAGCTGGAGAAGCATAAAGGCAGGGTCGTTTCTGTTGAAACCTTTACAAAAGATGCAGAAAGTAAGGAAACAGCAGCAATTATTAAGATCGCCTATCCTGCTGTAAATTTTAGTCCGGATTTACCGGCAATATTAACAACAGTCTTTGGGAAACTGTCACTGGACGGAAAGATTAAACTTTTGGATTTACAGTTTTCCAATGAATTAAAAAATTTTTTCCCCGGACCTCGATTTGGGATTGAAGGGTTAAGGGGAAAATTGAATGTATATGACAGGCCTCTTCTGATGAGCATCTTCAAAGGAGTGCTCGGCAAAGATATGGATTTTTTGACTTCACAGCTGCGGGAACAGGCCTTGGGCGGCATAGACCTTGTAAAAGACGATGAAATTTTATTTGAAAACAGCCTTACACCGTCAGAAGCGCGGATAAAGGAAGGAAAAAAGGTTTTGAGACAGGTTTATGAAGAAACGGGCCATCGGACCTTATATGCTGTAAATTTAACAGGCAGGTCGTTTGAATTAAGAGATAAGGCAAGAAAGGCATCCAGTCTTGGGGCTGATCTTCTTCTTTTCAATGTATTCTCTTATGGGCTCGATGTATTGCAGGCTTTGAGGGAAGATGATGAGATTGAACTGCCTATCATGGCACATCCTGCAGTCAGCGGAGCCCTTTCAGCTTCAAGTGTTTATGGGATCTCCTATCCTTTGCTTTTGGGCAAACTGCTCAGGTATGCAGGGGCAGACTTGTCTCTTTTCCCATCACCTTATGGGTCAGTAGCCCTTGAAAAAACACAGGCATTATCAATTGCGGATAGCCTGACTGGGATGGATTTTTGCAAAAGAACTTTTCCGGTACCCTCAGCCGGCATCCATCCGGGTTTAGTTCCATTGCTATTCGAAGACTTCGGAACAGACAGTGTCATCAATGCCGGAGGCGGCGTACACGGGCACCCGGATGGGGCAAGAGGAGGCGGTTTGGCATTCCGCCAGGCGATTGATTTAACTTTAAAGGGAGCTTCTTTAGCCGATGCTCCATCAGACTTCCCTGAATTAAAAAGAGCGATTGATTTGTGGGGGTACAAAAAGGCGGCTGTACAGAATGGCTAAAATAGCGGTATTTTGCGACTTTGATGGAACTATTACAGAAAAAGATAACATCATTAATATTATGGAGCATTTTGCTCCTTCTCCATGGGAGGGGATAAAAAATCAAGTCCTGCAGCAGGAAATTTCTATTAAAGAGGGAGTAGGAAAGATGTTTTCCCTTCTCCCAAGCAATCTGAAAAGTGATCTTACTGATTTCATCTTAAAAAATGCAAAGATAAGAGAGGGATTCCAGCCGTTTGTCGATTATCTGGCAGAAAAAGATATACCGCTTTATATAGTGAGCGGGGGAATAGACTTTTTTGTAGCTCCCGTTTTGGATAAGTATGGACCCTTTGAAGCAGTGTTCTGCAATGGTTCAGATTTTAGCGGGGACACAATAAAAATTTTATGGCCCCATAGCTGTGATGAAAAATGCGAAAATAGTTGCGGCTGCTGCAAGCCTTCCATTATGAGGAAATTAGAGGATGAGGACACATTTAAAGTGGTAATAGGAGATTCTGTAACTGACCTTGAGGCTGCAAAACAGGCGGACTTTGTCATAGCAAGAGACCTGCTGCTGGAGAAAAGCAAAGAAATGAACCTTAAACATAATTCTTTTGATACGTTCTATGATTGCATTGAAGTCTTAAAAAATTTAAATGAGGTGACAGTATGAGCAGACTTGAGGAAAAATGGAATGAGCTTGCAGATATTAAAGCCGAGCTCGCGGAAAGGGACTGGTTTATGGGAACAAGCGGAAATCTGGCTATTAAAGTAAGTGCAAGCCCGCTTCAATTCCTTGTAACTGCAAGCGGAAAGGATAAGCGGAAACGGACTGCAGAAGACTTTCTGCTGGTGGATGAATTTGGCCGGCCGGTGGGCGAAACCGATTTAAAGCCATCCGCTGAAACACTTCTGCATACGGAAATATACAGAAGAACAGAAGCTGAATGCAGTCTCCATGTACATACAATTGATAATAACGTCATCTCAGAAATTTATGGCGACCA
It encodes the following:
- a CDS encoding 2-hydroxy-3-keto-5-methylthiopentenyl-1-phosphate phosphatase; this encodes MAKIAVFCDFDGTITEKDNIINIMEHFAPSPWEGIKNQVLQQEISIKEGVGKMFSLLPSNLKSDLTDFILKNAKIREGFQPFVDYLAEKDIPLYIVSGGIDFFVAPVLDKYGPFEAVFCNGSDFSGDTIKILWPHSCDEKCENSCGCCKPSIMRKLEDEDTFKVVIGDSVTDLEAAKQADFVIARDLLLEKSKEMNLKHNSFDTFYDCIEVLKNLNEVTV
- a CDS encoding methylthioribulose 1-phosphate dehydratase → MSRLEEKWNELADIKAELAERDWFMGTSGNLAIKVSASPLQFLVTASGKDKRKRTAEDFLLVDEFGRPVGETDLKPSAETLLHTEIYRRTEAECSLHVHTIDNNVISEIYGDQEAVTFKGQELIKAFDKWEEDAVLRIPIIPNYAHIPALAKCFSSHVHEDSGAILIRNHGITVWGKTSFEAKKILEASEFLFRYQLKLLEHRAKQLSKVV
- a CDS encoding 2,3-diketo-5-methylthiopentyl-1-phosphate enolase, whose protein sequence is MSEIIAVYLIHDEKHNPEKKAEEIALGLTVGSWTHLPELEKQQLEKHKGRVVSVETFTKDAESKETAAIIKIAYPAVNFSPDLPAILTTVFGKLSLDGKIKLLDLQFSNELKNFFPGPRFGIEGLRGKLNVYDRPLLMSIFKGVLGKDMDFLTSQLREQALGGIDLVKDDEILFENSLTPSEARIKEGKKVLRQVYEETGHRTLYAVNLTGRSFELRDKARKASSLGADLLLFNVFSYGLDVLQALREDDEIELPIMAHPAVSGALSASSVYGISYPLLLGKLLRYAGADLSLFPSPYGSVALEKTQALSIADSLTGMDFCKRTFPVPSAGIHPGLVPLLFEDFGTDSVINAGGGVHGHPDGARGGGLAFRQAIDLTLKGASLADAPSDFPELKRAIDLWGYKKAAVQNG
- a CDS encoding metalloregulator ArsR/SmtB family transcription factor; this encodes MQLNRLVAFYKTMGDPTRIRIVFLLAKGPLHGQAIAGKLGLTPPTITHHLNKLREINLVYQRRDKNTVYFYLNESVLKQQSGVLEKLADKEEVKKMEELNSENQKVIENFFTRDGKLKNIPAQRKKKLMVFEHLIKGLKMGKKYQEKELNEYIKQFHEDYATIRREFIINHYMYRENGIYELNPPEMWAKIEG
- a CDS encoding carbon-nitrogen family hydrolase, coding for MKLKVACLQMDITFGKPEKNFIAAEAMIHKALKSNPEVLVLPELWTTGYDLTRLDEIADQDAAFALAFLKEIAQKNKVHLIGGSVAKKTAEGIYNTLLIVDNNGDLIHEYSKLHLFKLMNEHLYLKGGSARGEFSLDNRKFAGMICYDIRFPEWIRTHTAEGAEALFVVAQWPLARLSHWRTLLIARAIENQCYVIACNRSGSDPANVFAGHSMIIDPWGDVLAEGSETEEILHAEIDLDKVKEVRSLIPIFDDRKPDFYRG
- a CDS encoding pyridoxal phosphate-dependent aminotransferase, which codes for MINYPQSELLKGLPKQFFASLTAKVGKKLEQGHDVINLGQGNPDLPTPEHIVKRLQSAAENPQNHKYSPFQGYPYFKKAAADFYKREYNVDLDPDTEIAILFGGKAGLVEIPQCLLNPGDSVLVPDPGYPDYWSGVALAKAKMLTMPLREENNFLPVYSELPAEKLNSAKLMFLNYPNNPTGAVANIDFFQETVELSRKHGICTVHDFAYGGIGFDGKIPVSFLQAEGAKEVGIEIYTLSKTFNMAGWRVGFAAGNASVIAALNLMQDHLYVSLFGAVQEAAAAALSGSQDCVKELNSIYESRRNTFISGLREIGWDVQAPQGSFFAWLKVPESFTSEEFSEYLLEKAHIAVAPGNGFGQFGEGFVRAGLLTSEERLKEAVRRIQKLDLF
- a CDS encoding methylated-DNA--[protein]-cysteine S-methyltransferase: MAGRVYSKKLTPAGDIYIVAENGILLALYMGEADFLEGEEVSSLQFNPSDTLLKKCALQLEEYFDGYRKEFDIPIEPHGTEFQKTVWKELCLIPFGETRSYQDIAVKIGKDKAVRAIGQANKANRLPIIIPCHRVIGKNKSLTGYAGSRTEIKEILLSLEGANYAK